GTGGATAAAATTACTGAACTTTAGAGATAGCGCATTATATTGTAAAAGAAGAGGACAGTTATCTGCCCATAACTGAAAATACTGATTCTCAGATATAGAAAACAACTTGAGatgttgaatatttatttttagtaaatgAAACATCGGCCCATTACAAAAATCTGCAACTGCCTTCTGAAAGGTTCCTTTGAATGACATAACAGCAAATGACTGTGATGAAAGCTCAAGCTGGTGTGAAGAAAAACCTTAGGAAATTAAACAAGAGTATCATCAAGAATGGTGGAAACCATATTGTTCATGTGGTTGTTTTTGCACTGTTTTGTTTCTTGGTGTTTTATCTGTGGTCCAAAATGTCTAGAAGATGAGGTCTATTGAGCACCAAAGTATCTGTTAAAGCAATGCTCATCCTTTGGATGTATCAAGAGTTGAAATGCAGGAACCCTGAGGGGTGTAGCTCAACTAGTCAGGTTTTAGGTTTGCTTCCTAAAAGTCACTAGTTCGGATCTCATAAACCGCGGGGGCATTAGAggtttacatgatcgttaactttaggatccgtgggattagtcgaggtgcgcgtaaGTGGGCTCAgacacccatattaataaaaaaaaaagttaaaatgtaGGTTCAATTGTAAATCTTCCTGGCAGCTTCTTCAATTTTAATGCAACATTTGAAAAATTCCTTATAATTGTAGTTGAATGCTATATAAAGAGAATATCACTGCATGTTTTCCTCTTGTTTCTCGTGTACAAGAACAAAGcattatttcatcaaattttgctGTTAGCACTCAAGTGTGCCCTATAATTTAAGATTGTAAAATGCCAAGTGAACAAATACACTAGCACTTGCAGGCAATTGAGTTTGGCTGTGGCTTGTTAGTGGGACTCCTAGTGGCAATTTGCATCTTGCTTATCCTAACTTGGTCGAGAACAATTCTTGCCCACTCTGCAAAATGGGTTTCATTGTGACCAACTTTCccatttttgtaaaaattaaagcaaTCTAGATCTTGTTGAGGAAATGGACATTCCTTTTTGTCCAGTGGATCCCACCATGCACCTCGGTGATTCATGCCAGATTGGTCTGCCATCCAGTGATGTGCGTACTGACCCACTCCGGCGAGCTCTAACCATCCTTTAGGGAAGAACTCCATCACACTACTGTTTCTGTCCATGAAAAGCATGTTTGTCAATTGAGCACCATGTGGGGATGCGACAACATCGGTGTAAGTCATTACTCTGACCTGAATGATGAACACAATTGTTAAAAGAATGAGCTAGATTGCAGCAAGACATTTCGAACCATCGAGCTTTTTATTAATTCCTGTTGGCTTATTGCTACTGTCATTGCATGTTGTTTAGTAAGCATGTACAAGAGAGAATTTCAGCTAAGGAAACTTAATGAGCAGTGAGTTGCAAAATGTTCTATATGTTCTTCATTCGACCAATCGGATGAGTATGTAGGAGTTCGATTATTTTGGCATTCGCTTGTATTAGTTCTGCTCCCAACCTAACCAGTCACAGCCCGTTGTTGTCCCTGACTAAGCCAGAGATTTTACCATCATGATCACTAGCATTTGTTCAAAAGAAATTGAACGCTGGATAATTTGATTTCTCAGTAACAATGAAGGGGCTATGTCATTAATATAAGATGAGTGTCATAGAGTAAAATAAGATGAGTGTCGTTTTTTCTTTGCTGAGAGAAAAATGTATGTTAAGTGTAATGAATGTATCGATATCTTGggtatattatgttttttgcatgaattctctttgaagatatcatctttttttcaatgtaaaaagaCTAGGAAAAGAGAAAATTTTTGGATCCAATAGAGTAGAGGTTTCAGACAAACAAACCTGGTCGCAGAAGCTTAGATTTTCCGACTGAGCTACCTTGAATGTGCAGCCCTCCACCTTTGCACACTCCCGTGCAAATATGTCTCTCACAGCGCTTGCATTCTTGAATGACCTTGAACCTGTCCTCATGAGCAGCGTCAGCCTTATAACCGGTTCACCTCTTTCATTGGTCTCCTGTCCCTTCCCTTCAGGGCTTATACCGCAAAATCTTCTAGCATTACATCGCAACAAGTCGAAAACCTGAAGCTTCCTTTCCTTTCCCATACTTCCCTCGTTATGTCTCATCACAACTGCCTTCTCAAAGCAGTACGGCCCTTCTCCTCCTTCAAATCCCTCAATTTTAACATCTCCAAAGTTAGCTTGCATTAGGTGTTGTAGCCATGACCCCATTTTTGACCTCAACTCTCCCCAATGGAACAGCACCCATCTTGTAGGATTCAGGCACTTATTTTTCATAGACCAACCAACAAAGGGCGCCATACCAGTCAATCCATGCCACAAATTGCCATAATCATAGAATGTGTCTGACACAAAGGTCAAGCCCTTCATGAGTGTGGCAGAGTCCGGAAGAGCTTCTGGCCAAACCAAGGCATATGAGTTCTTGGTGCCATCTGTCGCGTGACGTCCTTTGATGCATAGAAGCCGCCCCTTGGACATTTGTGAAGGGAAATAGAGGTATTCAGCTTCGTTTGCCTCATGGGTGTCGTTCAAGGAGCTCATAAACCAAGTGTTCCCCTCCATGGCAGTTTGAGCGAACCTCAGATCTTTCAGGGGTAGGAAAGTGACTGACTCTCGGAGCTTTGAGATCAAACCTTCACTGTTTTTGGAGATAGAAGGACCAGCGGAGGCGTCAAGTGCTATTCCTCTCCATTTGTTGAAGAAAGCTCGTGAAGTAGCAGTGGGAGaggaaaagaaatagaaagggGAGGCTTGCAAATGCACGAGTATGGGAATCAGCGGCAGTAGAAAAACACATGTGATGATCTTGTTTGAGTGACATGAACTCTTCTTTTTGGTAAATGTTTTGGTGGTCTTTTCCACATCCATACCTAACTTAGTTTTGAAATGGAAGCGATGGAAACCTGTAGCCTCTTTTATGGCTTTTTGTGAGGAGTTGAGCTCTCGAGATTGAAGTGGCCCTGATAAACAATTCTGTTAATCGTGATTGGTCAAAGGTTAATGCATAAAATATAGCTAGTCTCCCCTCCAGGTCCAGCTATGAGGATTATTTTACTGCcagcttctatttttttagatatatatgaaaataattttttatttttaacattaatatattaaaacgataaaaaatataaaaaattaaatttttataaaccaGTATTTTATGCAGCACTCCCAAACATTAATGGCAGcgtttaaatatttattgtcCATGATGTCATGTTCCAATCTTGTTAATTAGCTACTGACCCTgtgttttatgaaattataacgCCACGTTGCTTGCGGAGGAGAACTAGTCGTGAGAGGCTAAGATTAGTGTTCCGAGCGAAAAGATTTTCACTTTTCCAACGTCCAGACCTTATTGAAACCACATCAACTTGCtacaaacataaaattaaagagagaagaatAGAAGATGTCACGGGTCTACATTCCTATGTTCATCGAACTATGCCTGTTCAGCAGTTGACGTTTAGAAACAGAACCTGGGGAACTATTGTTTATAAGATTTTATGCATCGAGATCCACAATTGACGGTGGCACAG
This is a stretch of genomic DNA from Populus alba chromosome 11, ASM523922v2, whole genome shotgun sequence. It encodes these proteins:
- the LOC118031582 gene encoding uncharacterized protein, which codes for MDVEKTTKTFTKKKSSCHSNKIITCVFLLPLIPILVHLQASPFYFFSSPTATSRAFFNKWRGIALDASAGPSISKNSEGLISKLRESVTFLPLKDLRFAQTAMEGNTWFMSSLNDTHEANEAEYLYFPSQMSKGRLLCIKGRHATDGTKNSYALVWPEALPDSATLMKGLTFVSDTFYDYGNLWHGLTGMAPFVGWSMKNKCLNPTRWVLFHWGELRSKMGSWLQHLMQANFGDVKIEGFEGGEGPYCFEKAVVMRHNEGSMGKERKLQVFDLLRCNARRFCGISPEGKGQETNERGEPVIRLTLLMRTGSRSFKNASAVRDIFARECAKVEGCTFKVAQSENLSFCDQVRVMTYTDVVASPHGAQLTNMLFMDRNSSVMEFFPKGWLELAGVGQYAHHWMADQSGMNHRGAWWDPLDKKECPFPQQDLDCFNFYKNGKVGHNETHFAEWARIVLDQVRISKMQIATRSPTNKPQPNSIACKC